A window from Kribbella jejuensis encodes these proteins:
- a CDS encoding ABC transporter ATP-binding protein, with product MEILEGFLQRTAGQVSVLGQDPATAGAAWRNRVGIVLQESQPEPGLSVRECLAMYAGFYRAPRDVDETLALVGLTEKAGALATRLSGGQQRRLDFALALIGDPELIFLDEPTTGFDPAARRAAWNVVAGLRRLGKTVFLTTHYLDEAEYLADRIMVLSAGQVVAEGTPRTLGGRNHMTTAIRFTLPQQVKSEELPPRLYRLVEPGPGGSTVIRSDSPLSHLQLLGNWAVGRGVDLPDLDVHRPTLEEVYLSLTESTGAEVQR from the coding sequence GTGGAGATCCTCGAAGGCTTCCTGCAGCGCACAGCAGGGCAGGTTTCCGTGCTGGGGCAAGATCCCGCGACAGCAGGTGCCGCCTGGCGGAATCGGGTGGGCATCGTCCTGCAGGAGTCCCAGCCTGAGCCGGGCTTGTCCGTCAGGGAGTGCCTGGCGATGTACGCCGGGTTCTACCGTGCACCGCGCGACGTCGACGAGACCCTCGCGCTGGTCGGCCTCACCGAGAAGGCCGGCGCGCTCGCAACCAGGCTGTCGGGCGGCCAGCAACGCCGGCTCGACTTCGCGCTGGCACTCATCGGCGACCCGGAGCTCATCTTCCTGGACGAGCCGACCACTGGTTTCGACCCGGCCGCCCGCCGCGCCGCCTGGAACGTCGTCGCCGGGCTGCGTCGGCTCGGGAAAACGGTGTTCCTCACCACGCATTACCTGGACGAGGCGGAGTACCTGGCCGACCGGATCATGGTGCTGTCCGCCGGGCAGGTCGTTGCCGAGGGCACACCGCGCACGCTCGGTGGACGGAACCACATGACCACTGCCATCAGGTTCACACTCCCTCAGCAGGTGAAATCGGAGGAACTTCCTCCGCGGCTGTACCGCTTGGTCGAGCCCGGGCCGGGAGGATCGACGGTCATCCGCAGCGACAGTCCCCTCAGCCATCTCCAACTGCTGGGGAACTGGGCAGTCGGCCGCGGCGTCGACCTCCCCGATCTCGACGTCCATCGCCCGACGCTCGAAGAGGTCTACCTCTCGTTGACCGAATCCACCGGCGCCGAGGTGCAGCGATGA
- a CDS encoding TetR/AcrR family transcriptional regulator, with translation MTEVEETAQNRRRLLPRDRRRAQLLQAAATAFARQGFAATGLEDVAREAGVTRAIIYRHFASKTELYQGVLDDTQERLRERLGSPDQYDEQTVRALVDAACDDPDGFRLLFRHAQHEPEFATYTEERIRLAARITETYLTDVLPDEAHRRWVAGLIPKLAIELILSWLDAGRPTGRDDLVRMIRATSRTLAGR, from the coding sequence ATGACCGAAGTCGAGGAAACTGCGCAGAACAGGCGGCGGCTGCTGCCGAGAGACCGGCGGCGGGCCCAACTGCTCCAGGCCGCCGCGACCGCGTTCGCGCGCCAGGGTTTTGCCGCTACCGGCCTGGAGGACGTGGCCCGCGAGGCGGGTGTGACCCGCGCGATCATCTATCGGCACTTCGCGTCGAAGACCGAGCTGTACCAAGGAGTCCTGGACGACACCCAGGAGCGGCTGCGCGAACGCCTCGGATCGCCCGACCAGTACGACGAGCAGACCGTGCGGGCGTTGGTCGACGCGGCATGCGACGACCCTGACGGCTTCCGGTTGCTGTTCAGGCATGCCCAGCACGAACCGGAGTTCGCCACCTACACCGAGGAACGCATCCGCCTTGCGGCGCGCATCACCGAGACGTATCTGACCGACGTCTTGCCGGACGAGGCGCATCGTCGCTGGGTGGCCGGCCTCATTCCCAAGCTGGCCATCGAGTTGATCCTCTCCTGGCTCGATGCGGGCCGGCCGACCGGCCGCGACGACCTCGTGCGGATGATCCGGGCCACCTCGCGAACGCTTGCCGGACGGTGA
- a CDS encoding VC0807 family protein — translation MTSWSAPPRLGVGLLSNRALRLNIVAPVAAYWVLSKRGMSTVDALALSAVFPAAGGVLAMLRNRRVEPLAVLSLGAIAIGLAVGLLFHDGRILLVKESFTSGALGLVCLGSLLTRKPAIFVLRRRLFVPDDSEAQAEYDGSWQSRAVQAEARRTTAIWGIALLAEAAVRVGLSYLLPVGTMVTISPLLAPVLLGPLAVWNLRPRQDRLGEAATPDTPVPSRSNQE, via the coding sequence ATGACGAGTTGGAGTGCGCCTCCACGGCTAGGAGTCGGCCTGCTGTCGAATCGGGCACTGCGGCTGAACATCGTCGCGCCGGTGGCCGCGTACTGGGTGCTCTCGAAGCGCGGCATGAGCACGGTGGATGCGCTGGCGCTCTCGGCGGTCTTCCCGGCGGCGGGTGGCGTGCTGGCCATGCTGCGGAACCGCAGGGTCGAGCCGCTAGCCGTGCTGTCGCTCGGAGCGATCGCTATCGGGCTGGCCGTCGGGCTCCTCTTCCATGACGGACGGATCCTGCTGGTCAAGGAGTCGTTCACCAGCGGTGCCCTCGGCCTGGTGTGCCTCGGCTCGCTCTTGACACGTAAGCCGGCGATCTTTGTGCTCAGGCGGCGGCTGTTCGTCCCGGACGATTCCGAGGCTCAGGCCGAGTACGACGGCAGCTGGCAATCGCGAGCCGTACAGGCCGAGGCTCGCCGGACCACGGCGATCTGGGGAATCGCACTGCTGGCCGAGGCCGCCGTACGCGTTGGCCTGTCCTACCTGCTGCCCGTCGGGACGATGGTGACGATCTCGCCGCTGTTGGCGCCGGTCCTCCTCGGTCCGCTCGCCGTGTGGAACCTGCGGCCCCGCCAGGACCGGCTCGGCGAAGCGGCAACCCCGGACACCCCCGTCCCGAGCCGATCGAATCAGGAGTAG
- a CDS encoding cytochrome P450 yields the protein MEQLPFPSDDILSLAPRYRELQDVEPVTQVLTSAGDAAWLVTRHETVTALFGDDRLGRSHPDPDRAARVSSSVLLGGPVGEHNTEQTRHRQLRRLLAPAFSARRMNLLRPRVGQLVDHLLDELAGQSADWHQAFSVPLPVMVICELLGVPYEDHPRFRRWAVDLTSLTDPALAGAARRDLVGYVHQLIPRKQNELGEDVICDLIRAQDEYGLTDTDIARTAAMLLFAGHETTVTRLDVGLLLLLSHPEQFHALRADPTLVPGAVEEILRLAATPSMTGGLPRYARTDLVIGETTVPAGDAVILASQAANRDRRVFPDPDAFDITRTPNPHLTFGHGSHYCVGAALARIELQEAFIRIPARLPGLRLSIPRHDLRPRDDTITGGLTALPVTW from the coding sequence ATGGAACAGTTGCCCTTTCCCTCGGACGACATCCTTTCGCTCGCGCCGCGCTACCGCGAACTGCAGGACGTGGAGCCCGTGACGCAGGTGCTCACCAGTGCAGGCGACGCGGCTTGGCTGGTCACCCGGCACGAGACTGTTACCGCGTTGTTCGGCGACGACCGGCTGGGTCGCTCACACCCTGACCCCGACCGCGCTGCACGGGTGTCATCCTCGGTGCTGCTCGGCGGTCCGGTCGGCGAGCACAACACCGAGCAGACACGGCACCGCCAGTTGCGACGGCTGCTGGCCCCGGCCTTCTCCGCTCGCCGGATGAACCTGCTGAGACCTCGGGTCGGGCAACTCGTCGACCACTTGCTCGACGAGCTAGCAGGGCAATCGGCCGACTGGCACCAGGCGTTCTCCGTCCCGTTGCCGGTCATGGTGATCTGTGAACTCCTCGGCGTCCCGTACGAGGACCATCCACGCTTCCGTCGCTGGGCCGTCGACCTGACCTCGCTCACCGACCCCGCCCTGGCGGGCGCCGCTCGACGGGACCTCGTCGGCTACGTGCACCAGCTGATTCCGCGGAAGCAGAACGAGCTCGGCGAGGACGTGATCTGCGATCTGATCCGCGCCCAGGACGAGTACGGCCTCACCGACACCGATATCGCCCGGACCGCCGCGATGCTGTTGTTCGCCGGGCACGAGACCACTGTCACGCGGCTGGACGTCGGGCTGCTGCTGCTCCTCAGTCATCCGGAGCAGTTCCACGCGCTGCGGGCCGACCCCACGCTCGTGCCCGGCGCTGTGGAGGAAATCCTGCGCCTGGCCGCGACCCCCAGCATGACCGGCGGCCTGCCGCGCTACGCCCGCACCGACCTGGTGATCGGCGAAACCACCGTTCCGGCCGGCGACGCAGTCATCCTCGCGTCCCAGGCGGCCAACCGTGACCGGCGCGTCTTTCCCGATCCCGATGCCTTCGACATCACCCGAACCCCGAATCCGCACCTGACCTTCGGCCACGGCTCCCATTACTGCGTCGGCGCCGCCTTGGCCCGCATCGAGCTCCAGGAAGCCTTCATCCGCATCCCCGCTCGCCTTCCGGGCCTACGCCTGTCCATTCCCCGCCACGACCTGCGCCCCCGCGACGACACCATCACCGGCGGCCTCACCGCCCTCCCCGTCACCTGGTGA